One Vigna unguiculata cultivar IT97K-499-35 chromosome 7, ASM411807v1, whole genome shotgun sequence genomic region harbors:
- the LOC114191431 gene encoding serine/arginine-rich splicing factor SR45a-like, with protein MLEAEGDDQDQGHGDGAVPGVALQKRTSFLMNLLSSHETGDWRNPGNTLYVTGLPGWATERNLRELFRTQGEVIDCHLIRNYSTNESCGYAFVTMATKADAERCIQYFHHSVHFGRVIVVEVVIFSYWFQNESNQKFLLSDKHSLISFGSRSSLLVLPCH; from the exons ATGTTAGAAGCCGAAGGCGACGATCAAGATCAAGGTCATGGAGACGGCGCCGTTCCAGGTGTAGCTTTGCAGAAACGCACATCCTTTCTCATGAATCTGTTATC GAGTCACGAGACTGGTGACTGGAGGAATCCTGGAAATACTTTGTATGTTACAGGCCTTCCCGGTTGGGCAACTGAGAGGAATCTTCGGGAGCTTTTCAGAACACAGGGAGAG GTTATTGACTGTCACTTGATAAGAAATTATTCGACCAATGAATCTTGTGGATATGCTTTTGTCACTATGGCAACTAAAGCTGATGCTGAGCGCTGTATCCAGTATTTCCATCACTCTGTTCATTTTGGTCGAGTGATAGTTGTGGAAGTGGTAATATTTAGCTACTGGTTTCAGAATGAGTCTAACCAAAAATTTCTACTTTCCGATAAACATTCCCTGATAAGTTTTGGCAGCAGGTCTTCTCTGTTGGTTTTACCCTGTCATTAG
- the LOC114191126 gene encoding ATP synthase subunit beta, mitochondrial, translating into MASRRLASSLLRSSLRRSQSKPSIAASASRLSSTKRASPHGFLLNRVAEYATAAAAAAAPPSAPPQKKEVGGGGKITDEFTGKGAIGQVCQVIGAVVDVRFDEGLPPILTALEVLDHSSRLVLEVAQHLGEGVVRTIAMDATEGVVRGWRVLNTGSPITVPVGRATLGRIINVIGEPIDQKGDLTTEHYLPIHREAPSFVEQETEQQILVTGIKVVDLLAPYQRGGKIGLFGGAGVGKTVLIMELINNVAKAHGGFSVFAGVGERTREGNDLYREMIESGVIKLGEKQSESKCALVYGQMNEPPGARARVGLTGLTVAEHFRDAEGQDVLLFVDNIFRFTQANSEVSALLGRIPSAVGYQPTLSTDLGGLQERITTTKKGSITSVQAIYVPADDLTDPAPATTFAHLDATTVLSRQISELGIYPAVDPLDSTSRMLSPLILGTDHYETARGVQKVLQNYKNLQDIIAILGMDELSEDDKLTVARARKIQRFLSQPFHVAEVFTGAPGKYVELKENITSFQGVLDGKYDDLPEQSFYMVGGIEEVIAKAEKIAKESAAS; encoded by the exons ATGGCTTCACGCAGACTCGCTTCGTCTCTGCTTCGATCTTCCCTCCGCAGATCTCAATCCAAGCCCTCAATTGCTGCATCTGCATCCAGACTCTCTTCCACCAAGCGTGCTTCGCCGCACGGATTCTTGCTCAACCGTGTCGCGGAGTACGCCACCGCGGCTGCTGCTGCTGCCGCTCCTCCTTCTGCGCCTCCGCAGAAGAAGGAAGTTGGCGGTGGTGGGAAGATCACCGATGAGTTCACTGGGAAGGGCGCGATCGGGCAGGTTTGCCAGGTTATTGGTGCCGTCGTTGATGTCAGATTTGACGAGGGTTTGCCTCCGATCCTGACTGCGCTCGAGGTTCTGGATCACTCCTCCAGACTGGTGTTGGAAGTCGCTCAGCATTTGGGCGAGGGTGTTGTTCGAACCATTGCTATGGATGCCACTGAAGGGGTCGTTAGAGGGTGGCGCGTCCTCAACACTGGCTCCCCTATCACT GTTCCTGTGGGTAGGGCTACCCTTGGCCGTATCATTAATGTCATTGGTGAGCCTATTGACCAGAAGGGTGACCTAA CAACCGAACATTATTTGCCTATTCATAGAGAAGCTCCTTCTTTTGTTGAGCAAGAAACTGAGCAGCAGATTCTTGTTACTGGGATCAAG GTTGTTGATCTGCTTGCACCGTATCAAAGAGGAGGAAAGATTGGGCTGTTTGGTGGTGCTGGTGTAGGAAAAACTGTGCTTATTATGGAACTTATTAACAATGTTGCAAAAGCTCATG GTGGTTTCTCTGTGTTTGCTGGTGTTGGAGAACGAACCCGTGAGGGTAATGACTTGTATAGAGAAATGATCGAGAGTGGTGTCATCAAGCTTGGTGAGAAGCAG AGTGAAAGCAAATGTGCTCTTGTGTACGGTCAAATGAATGAGCCCCCTGGTGCTCGTGCTCGTGTTGGTCTTACCGGGCTTACTGTGGCTGAACACTTCCGTGATGCTGAAGGGCAAGATGTGCTTCTTTTTGTAGACAACATTTTCCGTTTTACCCAA GCTAACTCAGAGGTGTCTGCTTTGCTTGGTCGTATCCCATCTGCTGTCGGTTACCAACCAACCTTGTCTACAGATCTTGGAGGTCTTCAAGAGCGTATTACAACAACCAAAAAGGGTTCAATCACCTCTGTCCAAGCTATCTATGTGCCTGCTGATGACTTGACAGATCCTGCTCCTGCAACCACCTTTGCTCATCTGGATGCAACAACAGTGTTGTCACGACAG ATCTCCGAGCTTGGTATCTATCCTGCTGTTGACCCCTTGGATTCTACATCTCGTATGCTGTCACCCCTTATTTTGGGTACGGATCACTATGAAACTGCTCGTGGTGTACAGAAGGTTCTTCAGAACTACAAGAATCTTCAAGATATCATTGCTATTTTGGGAATGGACGAGCTTAGTGAAGATGATAAATTGACTGTTGCCCGTGCCCGCAAGATTCAGCGATTCCTAAGCCAGCCTTTCCATGTTGCTGAAGTCTTCACTGGTGCTCCAGGAAAATATGTTGAGTTGAAGGAGAACATTACCAGCTTCCAG GGTGTGTTGGATGGCAAGTACGATGACCTCCCAGAGCAATCGTTTTACATGGTTGGTGGCATTGAAGAGGTCATTGCCAAGGCAGAGAAAATTGCTAAGGAGTCTGCAGCGTCTTAA